A stretch of the Musa acuminata AAA Group cultivar baxijiao chromosome BXJ2-7, Cavendish_Baxijiao_AAA, whole genome shotgun sequence genome encodes the following:
- the LOC135617777 gene encoding uncharacterized protein At4g08330, chloroplastic-like, with the protein MVLHNTSRDATSCSQRDVFYSCGHCGYALNLSSSDRNTAKIGVEYGKAIKKGVVSFVAIDESRFTQADELRCLPYFRSRRSWGLFRHQTRLLCRGCGSLIGVATYDGTSSPSSPSEGSSESNYPASSGSRKYKIRIGALQPSDDDSGTLLLD; encoded by the exons TGCTCCCAAAGAGACGTCTTCTACAG CTGCGGTCACTGTGGCTACGCGCTGAACCTGAGCTCGTCGGACCGGAACACCGCCAAGATCGGGGTCGAGTATGGGAAGGCCATCAAGAAGGGCGTCGTGTCGTTCGTCGCCATCGACGAGAGCCGGTTCACGCAGGCCGACGAGCTCCGCTGCCTCCCCTACTTCCGCTCCCGCCGATCCTGGGGCCTCTTCCGCCACCAGACCCGCCTGCTCTGCCGCGGCTGCGGTAGCCTTATCGGCGTCGCCACCTACGACGGcacctcctccccttcttctccctccgAGGGGTCGTCGGAGAGCAATTACCCTGCATCCTCCGGCTCCCGGAAGTACAAGATAAGGATCGGCGCTCTGCAGCCCTCCGACGACGACTCGGGTACTCTTCTTTTAGACTGA
- the LOC135617775 gene encoding zinc finger protein BALDIBIS-like — MVSDEIPNPNFSPYPSPNPNPSNDRDPLIDRRPKRKRNLPGTPDPDAEVIALSPGTLLAVSSFVCEVCGKEFRRDQNLQIHRRGHNLPWNFAAKKASSDEAAARARRRVYVCPEASCVYHDPSRALGDVTGIKKHYSRKHGEKKWECERCPKKYAVRADWKAHTKICGTREYECHCGTLFARKDSLLAHQTACEATATATTTTTAEEREASTVNGELLFPSLWGRSTERAGNKGG, encoded by the exons ATGGTGTCGGACGAGATCCCGAACCCTAATTTTAGTCCATATCCGAGCCCTAACCCTAACCCCAGCAACGATCGAGATCCTCTCATCGATCGGAGGCCTAAGCGAAAGCGGAATCTTCCGGGAACCCCAG ATCCGGACGCGGAGGTGATCGCGCTGTCGCCGGGGACGCTGCTGGCGGTGAGTAGCTTCGTCTGCGAGGTCTGCGGCAAGGAGTTCCGGCGGGATCAGAACCTCCAGATACACCGCCGCGGGCACAACCTGCCGTGGAACTTCGCGGCGAAGAAGGCGTCGTCAGACGAGGCGGCGGCGAGGGCGAGGCGGCGGGTGTACGTGTGCCCGGAGGCGAGCTGCGTGTACCACGACCCGTCCCGGGCGCTCGGGGACGTCACGGGGATCAAGAAGCACTACAGCCGGAAGCACGGGGAGAAGAAGTGGGAGTGCGAGCGGTGCCCCAAGAAGTACGCCGTCCGGGCGGACTGGAAAGCGCACACCAAGATCTGCGGCACCCGGGAGTACGAGTGCCACTGCGGCACCCTCTTCGCCAG GAAGGACAGCTTGTTGGCCCACCAAACGGCGTGcgaggcgacggcgacggcgacgacgacgacaacgGCGGAGGAGAGGGAGGCGAGCACTGTGAATGGGGAGCTGTTGTTTCCGAGCTTGTGGGGGCGGTCGACGGAGCGAGCGGGGAACAAAGGCGGCTGA
- the LOC135585065 gene encoding uncharacterized protein LOC135585065 isoform X3: MSGDTGVSAFPEGENIFSWIGTIEGSKGTPYEGLSYKLSLKFPLDYPFKPPLVKFETPCFHPNIDQCGNICLDILQEMWSSAYDCRTILLSIQSLLGEPNNESPLNCYAATLWSNQEDYKKMVHKQYSSGGEALES, translated from the exons ATGAGTGGAGATACTGGAGTATCAGCATTTCCTGAGGGTGAAAATATATTCTCTTGGATTGGTACAATCGAGGGAAGCAAAGGAACTCCTTATGAAGGCTTGTCGTACAAGCTTTCTCTGAAGTTCCCGTTGGACTATCCATTCAAGCCACCACTGGTTAAGTTTGAAACTCCATGCTTCCATCCAAATATTGATCAATGTGGCAACATTTGTTTAGATATCCTTCAG GAAATGTGGTCATCCGCCTATGATTGCAGAACAATCTTGTTATCTATACAGAGCTTGTTAGGAG AACCCAATAATGAGAGCCCTCTCAATTGCTATGCTGCAACACTGTGGAGCAATCAAGAAG ATTACAAGAAAATGGTGCATAAGCAGTACTCTAGTGGTGGTGAAGCATTAGAAAGCTGA
- the LOC135617774 gene encoding protein transport protein Sec61 subunit beta-like: MARGSSQSQTASSAGGGARPATVGPRGTPAAAAGMRRRRLGGGGSAGGFGGGGGGGGGSNMLRFYTDDVPGLKMTPTVVLVMSLCFIGFVTALHVFGKLYRYRSSGGS, encoded by the coding sequence ATGGCGAGGGGAAGCTCGCAGTCGCAGACGGCGTCGTCGGCGGGAGGTGGGGCGCGGCCGGCCACGGTGGGGCCTCGTGGGACgcccgcggcggcggcggggatGCGGAGGCGGAGGCTGGGTGGCGGCGGCTCCGCCGGGGGgttcggaggcggaggcggcggcggcggggggagCAACATGTTGCGCTTCTACACCGACGACGTCCCCGGGCTCAAGATGACGCCCACGGTCGTCTTGGTGATGAGCCTCTGCTTCATCGGCTTCGTCACCGCCCTCCACGTCTTCGGCAAGCTCTACCGCTACCGCTCCTCCGGTGGCTCTTGA
- the LOC135585065 gene encoding uncharacterized protein LOC135585065 isoform X2, which yields MALMMSGDTGVSAFPEGENIFSWIGTIEGSKGTPYEGLSYKLSLKFPLDYPFKPPLVKFETPCFHPNIDQCGNICLDILQEMWSSAYDCRTILLSIQSLLGEPNNESPLNCYAATLWSNQEDYKKMVHKQYSSGGEALES from the exons ATGGCTCTTATG ATGAGTGGAGATACTGGAGTATCAGCATTTCCTGAGGGTGAAAATATATTCTCTTGGATTGGTACAATCGAGGGAAGCAAAGGAACTCCTTATGAAGGCTTGTCGTACAAGCTTTCTCTGAAGTTCCCGTTGGACTATCCATTCAAGCCACCACTGGTTAAGTTTGAAACTCCATGCTTCCATCCAAATATTGATCAATGTGGCAACATTTGTTTAGATATCCTTCAG GAAATGTGGTCATCCGCCTATGATTGCAGAACAATCTTGTTATCTATACAGAGCTTGTTAGGAG AACCCAATAATGAGAGCCCTCTCAATTGCTATGCTGCAACACTGTGGAGCAATCAAGAAG ATTACAAGAAAATGGTGCATAAGCAGTACTCTAGTGGTGGTGAAGCATTAGAAAGCTGA
- the LOC135585065 gene encoding uncharacterized protein LOC135585065 isoform X1, with protein sequence MEVRNVDNASAPPPSPAPSSKQPKPPPNPVDTASVSQRLQKELMALMMSGDTGVSAFPEGENIFSWIGTIEGSKGTPYEGLSYKLSLKFPLDYPFKPPLVKFETPCFHPNIDQCGNICLDILQEMWSSAYDCRTILLSIQSLLGEPNNESPLNCYAATLWSNQEDYKKMVHKQYSSGGEALES encoded by the exons ATGGAGGTTCGGAACGTGGACAACGCGTCCGCCCCGCCGCCATCGCCGGCGCCCTCCTCCAAGCAGCCCAAGCCTCCGCCTAATCCCGTCGACACCGCCTCCGTCTCCCAGAG GCTTCAGAAGGAGTTGATGGCTCTTATG ATGAGTGGAGATACTGGAGTATCAGCATTTCCTGAGGGTGAAAATATATTCTCTTGGATTGGTACAATCGAGGGAAGCAAAGGAACTCCTTATGAAGGCTTGTCGTACAAGCTTTCTCTGAAGTTCCCGTTGGACTATCCATTCAAGCCACCACTGGTTAAGTTTGAAACTCCATGCTTCCATCCAAATATTGATCAATGTGGCAACATTTGTTTAGATATCCTTCAG GAAATGTGGTCATCCGCCTATGATTGCAGAACAATCTTGTTATCTATACAGAGCTTGTTAGGAG AACCCAATAATGAGAGCCCTCTCAATTGCTATGCTGCAACACTGTGGAGCAATCAAGAAG ATTACAAGAAAATGGTGCATAAGCAGTACTCTAGTGGTGGTGAAGCATTAGAAAGCTGA